A window of the Thalassophryne amazonica chromosome 11, fThaAma1.1, whole genome shotgun sequence genome harbors these coding sequences:
- the crybb1l1 gene encoding LOW QUALITY PROTEIN: beta-crystallin B1 (The sequence of the model RefSeq protein was modified relative to this genomic sequence to represent the inferred CDS: inserted 1 base in 1 codon) yields MSSGDKSKTSSQTDGKAAQSKKSEXGMMSYKMYVFDQENFQGRMIEISNECMNVCEMGMDRVRSLRVECGPFVGFEQMNFCGEMYILEKGEYPRWDCWSNCQKNDYLLSFRPVRMDPEKHKICLYEVGEFKGRKMEIMDDDVPSMFSYGFTDRVGSIIVSCGTWVGYQFPGYRGSQYLLEKGDYRHFNEYGARYPQFQSVRRIRDMQWHQQGCYTMASK; encoded by the exons ATGTCTAGTGGAGATAAGTCCAAGACTTCATCCCAGACTGATGGGAAAGCTGCTCAGAGCAAGAAGTCTG ATGGAATGATGTCCTACAAG ATGTACGTGTTCGACCAGGAGAACTTCCAGGGTCGGATGATTGAGATCTCCAATGAGTGCATGAATGTGTGTGAAATGGGCATGGACCGCGTGCGCTCCTTGCGTGTTGAGTGTGGACC CTTTGTGGGCTTTGAACAGATGAACTTCTGTGGTGAGATGTACATCCTGGAGAAGGGAGAGTATCCTCGCTGGGATTGCTGGAGCAACTGCCAGAAGAACGACTACCTTCTGTCCTTCAGGCCTGTCAGAATG GACCCCGAGAAGCACAAGATCTGCCTCTATGAGGTGGGAGAGTTCAAGGGCCGCAAGATGGAGATTATGGATGACGACGTTCCTAGCATGTTTTCTTACGGCTTCACTGACAGAGTGGGCAGCATTATCGTCAGCTGTGGCAC cTGGGTGGGATACCAGTTCCCTGGATACCGCGGCAGCCAGTACCTCCTGGAGAAGGGAGACTACAGGCACTTCAATGAGTATGGTGCCCGCTATCCTCAGTTCCAGTCCGTGAGGCGTATCCGCGACATGCAGTGGCACCAACAGGGCTGCTACACCATGGCCAGCAAGTGA